The following nucleotide sequence is from Candidatus Marinimicrobia bacterium CG08_land_8_20_14_0_20_45_22.
CAAAAAAGTAGATAGTTCCATTATGATCAACAAGTTTAATATCAACCTTAGTGAGTTTGACAGTTTTCATTTCTCCTTGTCTACAAACCGCTCTGATTGATTTGATTTCATCTGGTTTGTTTGGGGACAAATTAGCTGTTGCTAAACCGTCCATTATATTCTGAATTACTTGGTGTGCCTCTGATGAAATTTGTGATCCCGCTGTCTGTTGTGAAGCCGCGCTTGCGAAGTTTGATGATGCGAGTTCTAATGCAACCGGTTCAAATATACTTGTTCCAAAATTCGTGTTTAAGGAATGTATAAAAGAGAATAATGCCATTCTGTCTTTGCCGAGTAACCTTGTGTGAAATGGCATTGATGCTGGTTCAGGATTATAATTCTCAAATTTATGTCGGAGACTGTTACTAAGAATATTTTCAATGGAATTAATTTTTTTTATTGATAGTGGCAATGTTCGCCTCCATTTGTTTTTACTTATTCCGAATCCTTTATATGAAAAATGATCTCTGAATATGCTCCTTTATCTTTTTCAGAACGGTTCAACACCGGCCGTCGGTAGCGATTGACGATTTTCATTCCCGCTTTTTCTGCAATGATAGGATAAAGACCATGCTTATCATTTGCGACAAGAAAAACGTTGTAGTCGGGTCTAAGGTATCTTTTACAATTGATTAAGGCATCAGAAATACCCTGGACGTAAGATTCCCGTGCTTCTCTTCCATTTCCTTTGTAAAGAGGGCCAATTTCTGACTCATCGTTTCTTTCGAATCCGAACAAGTCATATGCATAAGCATGTTGTTCGTGATAATTAATAAGACCAACATACGGCGGACTTGAAAAAATGCCATCGATTTTTTTATTCTGCACAAGACTTGCCAAATCTGGGCATTTGCTTTCAAGTTTTCCGACAATATCAATTACTCTAGAATCGCCGACGAGACAGTGTTGAAAGGTTTCGGTTCTTAACTTATTAAAAGTAGATAACCTGACGATAGTGTCTTTGCTGTATCTCTCCCACCAGTTGAGAATTGAAAAAAGTGGTTTACATATTTTTCCGTGCTTGGCACAATAGTAAGTCGTCGTCATTGGTTCTATTAAAGTTGCTAAATCGGCATGGGTCGTAGCGCGGCAGGATCGAATAGTTCTACTGAAAATAATGCTTATTGCTTTTTTTATATCGATATTCTGTATTGATTTTATTTGGGTGAAAACAAAATCTATTTCGTCTCGAATCGGTTTTAGATACCATTTATCGAGGAAATTACTTTCGGATGATTGCCTTAAGGAAATATCATATTTCTGTATCAATTTCCAGTATATCTTTAAAAATTCATCGGACTTTTTCTGCCCATAGGATTTTTCGTCGATCTTATTCTGTCGAACCTTTTGCTTGTATTCAGGAGATGGAAAAAACTCATTGTCGAATGATGACAATGTTTCGGTCAGTTTGATATCGAACTTAAGAATATTTTTTTTTGAATGAAATGCGCGAAGTGAACGTGTGATTTTTGTTATCTCTTCTTGAAGAGCAAACAAATCGTACTTTCCAATTTTCACATTACTAATCAGGGCGTTGAAAGCGGAAATATCAATTCCGACTGCATG
It contains:
- a CDS encoding TdeIII family type II restriction endonuclease, with the protein product MPLSIKKINSIENILSNSLRHKFENYNPEPASMPFHTRLLGKDRMALFSFIHSLNTNFGTSIFEPVALELASSNFASAASQQTAGSQISSEAHQVIQNIMDGLATANLSPNKPDEIKSIRAVCRQGEMKTVKLTKVDIKLVDHNGTIYFFDLKTAKPNAGGFKEFKRTLLEWIAAALASNPQADVQSFIAIPYNPYEPKPYSRWTMRGMLDLQEELKVADEFWNFLGGEGAFNQLLDCFERVGIELRPEIDRYFNRFIQEQ
- a CDS encoding restriction endonuclease subunit M encodes the protein HAVGIDISAFNALISNVKIGKYDLFALQEEITKITRSLRAFHSKKNILKFDIKLTETLSSFDNEFFPSPEYKQKVRQNKIDEKSYGQKKSDEFLKIYWKLIQKYDISLRQSSESNFLDKWYLKPIRDEIDFVFTQIKSIQNIDIKKAISIIFSRTIRSCRATTHADLATLIEPMTTTYYCAKHGKICKPLFSILNWWERYSKDTIVRLSTFNKLRTETFQHCLVGDSRVIDIVGKLESKCPDLASLVQNKKIDGIFSSPPYVGLINYHEQHAYAYDLFGFERNDESEIGPLYKGNGREARESYVQGISDALINCKRYLRPDYNVFLVANDKHGLYPIIAEKAGMKIVNRYRRPVLNRSEKDKGAYSEIIFHIKDSE